A segment of the Actinomycetes bacterium genome:
GCTCCGCCAGGCTGAGGAACTCCTCCCCGTCGTGGCGGGTGTTCGCGGTGACGCTGCGCAGCCTGCGCTCCTGGAACAGGTGCGTGTCGTAGGTCAGGGCGGGGATGTCCGACAGCCAGATCCCGGCCACCGCGAGCGTGGCGCCCCGATCCAGCGCGGCCAGCGCCACCGGAACCAGGTCGCCGGCCGGGGCGAAGAGGATGGCTGCGTCGAGCTTCTCCGGCGGGCTGTCCGTCGCGGCGCCCACGGAGTCCACGCCCAGAGCGGTCGCGAGTGCGCGGTTGTGCTCGCCGCGTGTCAGCACGTGCACCCGCATCCCCAGGTGCAGCGCGACCTGAGCGGTGAGGTGGGCGCTGCCACCGAACCCGTAGATCCCGAGCCGCCCTCCCGGCGGGATCTCGGTGCAGCGAAGGGCCCGATAGCCGATGATGCCGGCGCACAGCAGCGGGGCTGCGTGCTCGTCGTCGAGTCCGCTCGGCAGGCGATAGGCGTACGCCTCGTCGACGATGCAGAGGTCCGCGTAACCGCCGTCGATGTCCCAGCCGGTGAACCGCGGGTCGAG
Coding sequences within it:
- a CDS encoding zinc-dependent alcohol dehydrogenase family protein, whose translation is MLAWVVDSPRPIDSGPLRRVEREVPEPGTGQVRVRVRCCGVCRTDLHLAEGDLAPRRPEVTPGHEVVGVVDAVGPEATRFALGERVGVPWLGRTDGSCRYCRQGAENLCLDPRFTGWDIDGGYADLCIVDEAYAYRLPSGLDDEHAAPLLCAGIIGYRALRCTEIPPGGRLGIYGFGGSAHLTAQVALHLGMRVHVLTRGEHNRALATALGVDSVGAATDSPPEKLDAAILFAPAGDLVPVALAALDRGATLAVAGIWLSDIPALTYDTHLFQERRLRSVTANTRHDGEEFLSLAERFRIRTTTVAYGMSDAPRALADLAHGRFGGAAVLHA